A single genomic interval of Spirosoma linguale DSM 74 harbors:
- a CDS encoding alkyl hydroperoxide reductase/ Thiol specific antioxidant/ Mal allergen (PFAM: alkyl hydroperoxide reductase/ Thiol specific antioxidant/ Mal allergen; Redoxin domain protein~KEGG: ypk:y2363 thioredoxin-family protein) — MSAKYLLLGLLALLLINSCSSRKPVVDPQLILQNGITFWNYNLQYVRLYEDYNAIDEKAKSVTRETFLRQLLTGRYLPLRLQSADSTAVYQLYPLPAKVDPSLKALLQQWAGDEYQFYRAEGKPLPNYHFVDMKGKVYSPQTMVGKIVVLKCWFVHCVACVAEMPALNALKQRYQDRSDIEFVSLCLNPKDKVATFLGKTKFDYATVANQTKYLENQLKIGSYPMHFVVNKQGLVVKQVNRYQGVVYTLNKM, encoded by the coding sequence ATGAGCGCTAAATATCTTCTTCTCGGCTTACTTGCACTCCTTCTGATCAACAGCTGCTCGAGTAGGAAGCCCGTTGTTGATCCTCAGTTAATTCTTCAAAATGGTATCACCTTTTGGAACTATAACCTGCAATATGTTCGACTCTACGAGGATTACAACGCCATCGACGAAAAGGCAAAGTCTGTTACAAGGGAGACCTTTCTACGCCAGTTACTAACCGGCCGTTACTTGCCACTACGGTTACAGTCCGCTGATTCAACAGCTGTCTATCAACTCTATCCTTTACCGGCCAAGGTTGATCCGAGTCTGAAGGCTCTGCTTCAACAATGGGCAGGGGATGAATACCAATTTTATCGAGCCGAGGGCAAACCCTTACCTAACTACCACTTTGTGGATATGAAGGGTAAAGTATATTCGCCACAAACGATGGTTGGCAAAATTGTGGTGCTCAAGTGCTGGTTCGTGCATTGTGTAGCCTGTGTAGCCGAAATGCCTGCTTTGAATGCTCTTAAGCAACGCTACCAAGACCGATCGGATATTGAATTTGTGAGTCTATGTTTAAACCCCAAGGATAAGGTAGCGACCTTTCTAGGGAAAACTAAGTTTGATTATGCAACCGTGGCTAATCAAACCAAGTATCTAGAGAATCAATTGAAGATCGGCTCTTATCCGATGCACTTTGTGGTCAACAAACAGGGCTTAGTGGTTAAGCAAGTGAATCGTTACCAAGGAGTGGTTTATACGTTGAATAAAATGTAG
- a CDS encoding transposase IS116/IS110/IS902 family protein (PFAM: transposase IS116/IS110/IS902 family protein~KEGG: ots:OTBS_1185 transposase and inactivated derivative) has translation MITYNYFIGADIGKKTNAVCVIDAQEKRQLELSIPNTKAGMEALLKQLIKLPHFGLETTLFCMEHTGIYCQPMINFFYPIGANLWLQSAVHIKRSLGLTRGKTDKADARLIAKYCIRHQRDQSLFKLTDKVLATVRQLAQQRERLMEMAKAFTDLSQDYQAMGLLAELKLHQQTSEVALVALQKQIKLVEAQIEGHIKASPELKSNMDLLMSIPGVGRQTALFMLIFTGNFTRFTDAKKLASYAGVAPFAYESGTSVRGRTKVSRMANTKLKHLLHMAALAAVKAKGELRDYFERKVAAGKRKMSVYNAIRNKLVHRMVAVMERRTAYTVAFEK, from the coding sequence ATGATCACTTACAATTACTTTATCGGCGCTGATATTGGCAAGAAAACGAATGCAGTTTGTGTCATTGATGCACAGGAAAAACGTCAACTCGAACTCTCCATACCCAACACCAAAGCGGGAATGGAAGCCTTGCTCAAACAACTCATTAAGCTACCCCACTTCGGACTGGAAACAACGCTGTTCTGTATGGAACACACGGGGATATATTGCCAGCCAATGATCAACTTCTTTTATCCTATCGGCGCTAATTTATGGCTGCAATCAGCGGTTCATATTAAACGCTCACTAGGCTTAACGCGGGGGAAAACCGACAAAGCTGATGCCCGTTTGATTGCTAAATACTGTATCCGCCATCAGCGTGATCAGAGTCTATTTAAGCTGACTGACAAAGTGTTAGCTACTGTTCGCCAGCTTGCCCAGCAACGGGAAAGGTTAATGGAGATGGCTAAAGCATTCACGGATTTAAGTCAGGATTACCAGGCAATGGGCCTTTTAGCAGAACTGAAGCTACATCAGCAGACCAGTGAGGTAGCTTTAGTTGCCTTACAAAAACAGATCAAGCTGGTAGAGGCACAAATTGAGGGTCACATCAAGGCCTCCCCCGAGTTGAAATCGAATATGGATTTACTGATGAGCATACCGGGAGTGGGTCGACAAACGGCCTTGTTTATGCTCATCTTTACGGGCAATTTTACTCGCTTTACGGATGCCAAAAAACTGGCCAGCTATGCTGGAGTTGCACCTTTCGCCTATGAGTCCGGCACTTCGGTGAGGGGCCGAACGAAGGTCAGTCGAATGGCGAATACCAAATTGAAACATCTACTGCATATGGCTGCCTTGGCCGCCGTAAAAGCAAAAGGGGAATTGAGAGATTATTTTGAGCGGAAAGTAGCGGCCGGGAAGCGCAAGATGAGTGTTTACAACGCGATCCGTAATAAATTAGTCCATCGGATGGTAGCCGTCATGGAAAGAAGAACGGCCTACACGGTGGCATTTGAGAAATAG
- a CDS encoding conserved hypothetical protein (KEGG: mlo:mlr0241 hypothetical protein), with protein sequence MTIAVVGAAAGIGRETVALALTKGHHVLALSPSVSTLADHPRLTKVSGSATNPGDLQKAMHFADVLLITVGTKSKKGTTLFSDIAKALIVVAQETGYQNPILIITGFGAGDSEPYLGWFMKAVIHLFLKDQYQDKTRMEELITSSPLNWEIIRPGILTNQADDKPYQLFPALRRGMKVGKISRKAVATYLIDEAERRDYLGQQVTLT encoded by the coding sequence ATGACGATTGCCGTTGTCGGCGCTGCGGCCGGCATTGGCCGGGAAACAGTAGCCCTGGCCCTGACGAAAGGGCATCATGTGTTGGCCCTGTCGCCTTCTGTGAGCACCTTAGCCGATCATCCGAGGCTGACTAAAGTTAGTGGGAGTGCTACCAACCCAGGCGATTTACAAAAAGCAATGCATTTCGCCGATGTTCTGCTCATCACGGTTGGCACTAAATCCAAGAAAGGGACGACGCTCTTTTCCGACATCGCCAAAGCGTTAATCGTAGTGGCCCAGGAAACTGGCTATCAAAACCCTATTTTAATCATTACCGGTTTCGGAGCCGGGGATAGTGAGCCCTACTTAGGCTGGTTTATGAAAGCGGTGATCCACCTTTTTTTAAAGGACCAGTACCAGGATAAGACTCGGATGGAGGAACTGATTACCAGTAGTCCGTTGAACTGGGAAATTATACGACCGGGCATATTGACCAACCAGGCGGATGATAAACCGTATCAGTTGTTTCCTGCGCTTCGGCGCGGCATGAAAGTAGGCAAGATCAGCCGCAAGGCAGTGGCGACTTATCTAATTGATGAGGCTGAACGGAGAGATTATTTAGGTCAACAGGTTACCCTAACTTAG
- a CDS encoding inositol monophosphatase (PFAM: inositol monophosphatase~KEGG: sse:Ssed_2875 inositol-phosphate phosphatase): protein MRTDIDYQRIIEKVRDVGTLFLPDFRKKAIPQTPDSFMADLESIEKRSLNALQDRINPIASGIAWIDDNEFDGESQRTPAPITQYWLCDTMDGAVQYIQHLAGWTINLVLIQQGRPHFAVVYDPLQDELFWALEGQGAYLGQTKLELNRKTDPLHMLAVWEYGHQLKTDAHWQTKSEKAFSALLGAFGVVRNYGPHGLQLAYVGAGRIDLFLQVDLDTHNWLAGLLIAQEAGALIFSSDGKPWTWGTPSLLVGTPPAVNTFLTSTNPQL from the coding sequence ATGAGAACCGATATTGACTATCAGCGTATTATAGAAAAGGTAAGAGACGTTGGAACCCTCTTCCTACCGGACTTCAGGAAAAAGGCCATTCCCCAAACCCCAGACAGCTTTATGGCTGATTTGGAATCGATTGAAAAGCGTAGTCTGAACGCCTTACAGGATCGAATCAATCCAATAGCCTCCGGGATTGCCTGGATTGACGACAACGAATTTGATGGCGAATCACAGCGTACACCCGCTCCGATTACTCAGTATTGGCTCTGTGATACCATGGACGGTGCAGTTCAATACATACAACACCTGGCCGGTTGGACGATTAATTTAGTGTTAATTCAGCAGGGGCGTCCTCATTTTGCCGTTGTGTATGATCCATTACAGGACGAGTTGTTCTGGGCGCTGGAAGGACAGGGCGCTTATCTGGGGCAAACCAAGCTTGAACTCAATCGAAAAACGGACCCTCTCCATATGCTGGCGGTTTGGGAATATGGCCATCAGCTGAAAACGGATGCCCACTGGCAAACAAAGTCGGAGAAGGCTTTCTCAGCCCTGCTGGGGGCATTTGGCGTTGTCAGAAATTATGGTCCCCACGGCCTGCAACTGGCTTATGTGGGGGCGGGCCGGATTGATCTGTTTTTGCAGGTGGATCTGGACACGCATAATTGGCTGGCGGGATTACTCATCGCTCAGGAAGCTGGCGCGTTGATTTTCTCCTCGGATGGTAAACCCTGGACGTGGGGTACGCCTAGCTTACTGGTGGGTACGCCACCGGCTGTGAACACCTTTCTAACCTCAACCAACCCTCAGCTATGA
- a CDS encoding transcriptional regulator, AraC family (PFAM: helix-turn-helix- domain containing protein AraC type~SMART: Helix-turn-helix, AraC domain~KEGG: spl:Spea_2717 AraC family transcriptional regulator), with the protein MTLTAHIPQYGLSPEAHKGILIANLNQHGRYIRHTIGIPHRDDHFTLLLLTSGSFKVKIDFEPVTINYPAILVVRPEQVHQVEAIADATGWLLNIDPRLLPADIIDPLYTYATGVIPVDQDAPTTHQLAGVLQAIDSLVAINRDVFSQRALVSFTHALFNLVLSVASTQHRLTEKIDRSSLIYQQFRLLLEVHYTEWKSPHHYADRLSLSPVYFNDTIRKRSGQSVSSHIQERNVLEAKRLLVYTEHTVSEVSHQLGYEDPIYFGKLFKKHTQLSPLQFKAKYRE; encoded by the coding sequence TTGACCTTAACTGCCCACATACCTCAATATGGCCTTAGCCCTGAAGCCCACAAGGGTATACTGATCGCCAATCTTAATCAGCATGGTCGTTATATCCGACATACTATAGGAATCCCCCATCGGGATGATCACTTTACCCTGCTGCTACTTACATCGGGCTCTTTTAAGGTCAAGATTGACTTCGAACCGGTTACTATCAACTACCCCGCCATCCTCGTTGTCAGACCCGAGCAGGTCCATCAGGTAGAGGCCATCGCCGACGCTACGGGTTGGCTGCTCAATATTGACCCCAGACTTTTACCCGCTGACATCATTGATCCCTTGTATACCTATGCTACCGGGGTCATCCCGGTTGACCAGGATGCACCCACCACGCATCAACTAGCAGGGGTACTGCAGGCTATAGACTCACTGGTAGCCATCAATAGAGATGTTTTTAGCCAGCGGGCACTCGTCAGTTTTACGCATGCCCTGTTCAATCTGGTACTTTCGGTAGCCAGTACGCAACACCGTTTGACTGAAAAAATTGATCGAAGCAGCCTCATTTATCAGCAATTCAGGCTGTTACTGGAGGTCCACTACACCGAATGGAAAAGCCCTCACCACTACGCCGATCGCCTTTCACTGTCGCCAGTCTATTTTAATGATACGATTCGCAAGCGATCGGGCCAGTCGGTATCCTCTCATATTCAGGAACGCAATGTGCTGGAAGCCAAACGACTTTTAGTCTACACCGAGCATACGGTCAGTGAAGTCAGTCACCAACTTGGATACGAAGATCCCATCTACTTTGGCAAACTCTTTAAAAAGCATACGCAACTGTCTCCCCTTCAATTCAAGGCTAAATACCGTGAATAG